From one Caldichromatium japonicum genomic stretch:
- the rpsN gene encoding 30S ribosomal protein S14 yields the protein MAKKSMIERDRKRARLVARYQAKRTALKSIVKDPRSTPEQIDEALLKLQKLPRDSSPARQQRRCRVSGRPHAVYRKFGLCRNKLREAVMRGDVPGVVKASW from the coding sequence AAGCGCGCTCGCTTGGTGGCCCGTTATCAAGCAAAGCGCACGGCGCTCAAGTCGATCGTGAAGGACCCCCGTTCGACGCCCGAGCAGATCGATGAGGCGCTGCTGAAGCTGCAAAAGCTGCCGCGCGATTCGAGTCCGGCGCGCCAGCAGCGGCGTTGCCGGGTCAGCGGGCGCCCGCATGCTGTCTATCGCAAGTTTGGTCTGTGTCGCAATAAACTGCGCGAGGCCGTGATGCGCGGGGACGTCCCAGGCGTCGTCAAGGCGAGCTGGTAA
- the rpsH gene encoding 30S ribosomal protein S8, whose protein sequence is MSLSDPIADMLTRIRNAQQRGKITIKMPSSKQKFAIANLLKEEGYIADAMVETKDGKSELVIRLKYYRGKPVIEYIQRVSRPGLRIYRGKDDLPRVWGGLGIAIVSTSKGLMTDRTARQAGHGGEIIAYVA, encoded by the coding sequence ATGAGTTTATCGGATCCGATTGCGGATATGCTCACCCGCATCCGCAATGCCCAGCAGCGCGGCAAGATCACGATCAAAATGCCTTCATCTAAACAAAAGTTTGCGATCGCGAATCTGCTTAAGGAAGAAGGTTACATCGCTGACGCGATGGTCGAAACCAAAGACGGCAAATCCGAGCTGGTGATCAGGCTCAAATACTATCGCGGCAAACCGGTGATCGAATATATCCAGCGTGTCTCACGTCCTGGCCTACGCATCTATCGCGGCAAGGACGATCTGCCCAGGGTATGGGGTGGATTAGGGATTGCCATTGTCTCTACATCCAAGGGATTGATGACCGACCGCACGGCCCGGCAAGCTGGGCATGGCGGCGAAATCATCGCTTACGTCGCATAA
- the rplF gene encoding 50S ribosomal protein L6, whose amino-acid sequence MSRVAKAPIQVPKGVTVEINGQDVRVKGPKGTLDWSVHPSVRVHEENGVIRVAPAEGQPSAWVMAGTTRALINNMVIGCSAGFTRKLTLVGVGYRAQAKGNVLNLSLGFSHPIDYPVPPGITIETPSQTEVLVSGPDKQRVGQVAAEIRAFRPPEPYKGKGVRYADEKIVLKETKKKK is encoded by the coding sequence ATGTCACGCGTTGCCAAAGCGCCCATCCAGGTGCCAAAGGGCGTCACGGTCGAGATCAATGGCCAAGATGTTCGTGTCAAGGGCCCGAAAGGGACTCTTGACTGGTCGGTGCATCCGTCCGTCCGCGTTCATGAAGAGAATGGGGTGATCCGGGTCGCGCCCGCTGAGGGACAGCCCTCGGCTTGGGTCATGGCCGGCACGACCCGCGCCCTGATTAACAATATGGTCATTGGTTGCAGCGCCGGTTTCACCCGCAAACTGACCCTGGTTGGTGTCGGTTATCGCGCCCAGGCCAAGGGTAATGTGCTCAATCTGAGCCTAGGGTTTTCGCATCCGATCGATTATCCGGTGCCGCCTGGTATCACCATTGAGACCCCCAGTCAGACCGAGGTCTTGGTGTCTGGCCCCGACAAACAGCGGGTAGGCCAAGTGGCCGCTGAGATTCGGGCCTTCCGTCCACCTGAACCATATAAGGGTAAGGGTGTCCGTTATGCCGACGAAAAGATCGTGCTGAAGGAAACCAAGAAGAAGAAGTAA
- the rplR gene encoding 50S ribosomal protein L18, with protein MHQKKQARLRRAARTRAKIRELGVYRLCVHRTPRHTYAQVIAPGAGGDRVIASASTLEKTIAQMIEGNKANIAAATVIGRVIAERALAAGVEMVAFDRSGFKYHGRVKALAEAARAGGLKF; from the coding sequence ATGCATCAGAAAAAACAGGCCCGTCTGCGCCGCGCTGCGCGCACGCGCGCCAAGATCCGCGAGCTAGGCGTCTATCGTCTCTGCGTGCATCGCACGCCGCGTCATACCTATGCCCAGGTAATCGCCCCGGGTGCGGGTGGAGATCGAGTCATTGCCAGTGCCTCGACGCTTGAAAAGACCATTGCCCAGATGATCGAGGGCAATAAGGCCAATATCGCTGCGGCAACCGTCATCGGTCGGGTGATCGCTGAACGTGCCTTGGCTGCGGGGGTCGAGATGGTTGCCTTCGATCGGTCGGGGTTCAAATATCATGGGCGTGTCAAGGCACTCGCAGAGGCTGCGCGTGCCGGTGGGCTGAAATTCTAG